The DNA region CCCGCTCGAGCTGCGCCGGAAACGTCTGCAGCTTCGCGTAGGCCAATGCCGTCGTCATCAGGTCCAGCCGCTCTTGCCCGGCCTCGGGACGATCCATCGTCTGCGCCGCCAAAATGACGGATACCCGGCGGAGCCGTCCCCACACCCAGCCTCCGGCAGTGCACAAAATGAGGCTGGCCGCGGCCGCGATTTTTCCGTATTCAAGCGGCCACAGCCTCCCCGCCGCAAGCCAGACAAGAGCGGCCGCCAAACCGGTCAGCAGGCCGTATCTGAGCCCGTCCAGCCCCCGAAACCGCCGGATGCGGCGGCGCACAACATCAAGCTGACGATAGATTGTCTCCACGCGCCAGGTCCCCTCCGTTTCGCGTTTTTTTGTACTATGGCGTTCGTACCCGATGATCCCGTGCTCTCGACCCTGCCGTCTACTCTTCCGTCTTGGTCTTGGTCATCGTCCCCGGTTCGGTTGTCTCGATCGCGCGGCTTTTTATTCTTCTTCTCACCGGGCGAACATGACGGATGGCCAGCCACAGAAACAGCGCGATCAACGGGCTGTAAACCCCCAGAAATTGCTGCCACAGTTCAACCGGCGCGCCGGACTGCATATTGCCTCCCCGGACCAGGAACACGGATTCGGAAAAAGACGGCTCAAATAGGCTGATCAACGCTCCCGCGGGATTTAACCCCAGGATGAAGCCTACCCATGAATAGGAGCGTGGAGGCCCCCCCGAACTGTAGTAGCTCGCCTGCTCGATCCCCATCGCAATGATATAGACAATGCCCGTCACCAGAAAAATGATCAAGCCCGTGCCGTAAGTCATGATGACCGATACGATCGTTTTTTTGAACAAAGTGGAATAAAACACCCCGATCGAACCCAACAGCAGCATGACAAACAGATAGAACAAAAAGACGAGCGCCAGTTGCTTCGGCGAGAGTCCCCCGTATAAAAAAACGATGCTGTACACCGGCAAAGTCGCCAGAATAACAAGCGTCATGAAGCTTAAGGAAGACAGGAGCTTGCTCAAAATAATCGTTGCGGAGCTCTGCTGCGTGGTAAGCAGCATGTTCAGCGTCTGCTTCTCCCGTTCGCCGCTGATCACCCCGGCCGTCAAGGCGGGGGTCATGAACGCGATCAGTACCAGTTGGCCGATGCTGAGCACGTAAAAGATGATCCGGCTGACGCCGGGATCCAACCGTCCGCCGGCGCTAAACCCTTTAGATGTCGTCATATAAATGATGGCCATCGCCAGCAGCCCCGTCACCAGAATATAGGCAAACACGATAAACGCCGAACGGGGTGTTCGCATCCGGAGACGAAACTCTTTGTCCAGCACGGGATTGATCAGCCTTCTACGCCAGTTCATCGCTTGCCCCTCCTTTGGTAATCTCCAAAAATACATCTTCCAGGTTGGTCTGCGCTTCGTTAAAGGACAGCACCTGGAACCCCAAAGAGATCATGCGGCCCAGCAGTTGCGCCTGCTCCGCGTCCCCGCCTCCGAAATGAACATGCACGCCGGTTTCATCCTGCAGCACCTCGCTGACATGCATCTCATCCTGCAGCAGCCCGGCCAATTCATCGGCCCGGTCGAGCACGCGGATATGCAGCACTCTTTTAACGCGCAGACGATTCTGTATTTCCGCCACCTTGCCCTGAGCAATCAGCCTGCCCCGCTCGATCACACCGATTTCGTCGACCATCTCGGCCAGCTCCGGCAAAATATGCGAGGAGATAATGATCGTTTTGCCCATCAGCTTCAATTCCTTCAAGATCTCCCGCATTTCAATCCGCGCCCTGGGGTCAAGCCCGGAGGCCGGTTCGTCCAAAATAAGCACATCGGGATCATGCACAAGGCAGCGGGCCAGGCAAAGGCGCTGCTTCATCCCGCGCGACAGGCTGTCCACGTATGCGTCTTTTTTGTCGCTCAGGTTCACCAGCTCCAATAGCTGCGGAATCAAGGCGTTGCGCTCAGCGCGGGGAATTCCGTAGCTGGCCCCGTAAAAGTGCAGGTACTCCGTCGTTTTGAACTGATCGTAAACCCCGAAGAAATCCGGCATATAGCCGATTCTTTTCCGCACTTCCTGCGGTTGTTCGGTAACTTCGAAGCCGCCTACTTTAGCCGTGCCAGACGTCGGCAGCAGCAGCGTGGCCAAAATCGACATCGTCGTCGTTTTCCCGGCCCCGTTCGGACCGACAAACCCGAACACCGTCCCTTTGGCGATGGACAGGTTCACCGCTTTCAGCGCCTCGAAGCTGCCGTAGGTTTTCGTCAGATTTTTGATCTCGATCATTCGCTGTACCTCCCTTGCAGGGAAAGTTCCGGTATATCAAAGCTCGTCCATTCCTCGGCCGTGATGCGGATCCGCAAGTTAGTTCCGTTTTGCAAATATTGATTTGCTTGATCCGCAAATTTAACTTCGCCATTCTTCCAATTCAGCTCTCTCCAGGCTTCTTTCTCCGCGTTCCAAATCGCCGCCGTCGTCCTGCTCCCCTTATCCTGCTGACGAATGGCTATCGACAGCTGTGAATAGGCCGGATTCGGCGCCGCCGGCAGCCGGTACTCGATCTGCATTTCTCCGGGAGCCATATTGACTCTGCCGCTGCCTTCCTCGCTCCATTGGCTTGAAGTTACGTTCAAAACCCGTCCTGCCGCAAAACCGTACGGCAAATACATTTCCCCATTCTGGCCAAGAGCCGGTTCGAACGGCTGCACCCACATGTTCAATTGGTCGGATTTTACGCTCTTTCCGTTCACCTTGTAGTCGCTTAGCTGTTCTTTGCTCCAGGCGATAAACAGATACTTGTCCTGTTCAAAAAGAACGTTCAAATAGCTGTTCACAAGTCCTCTTTGCCGCTCCAGCAGCATATTGTCCCGCCGGGTGCCGCTGCCGTTATAAGGGAATAAATTCCCCCCGTAATCATCATAGGGAACCGTCATCGAACTGGGCGCAATCGGAACGGATTGCTGCTTCGGCAGCTCTCCCAGCAGAAACACTTTTTTGCCCACAATCAGCGCGGCATCGCTCAAATCCGCATCCGTGCGGTTCGTTACGGTGCCTTGCAGCCTGCCTTGTCCGTCGAATCCGGCTTCAACGCTGACCGCTCCGAATTCCCTGTCTTCCGGCTGATCCATCCACAGCTTGGCGAAGGAACGGTGGGTCATGCCCTTGAGCTTCACCGTCGTACGATCCGCCTGCACCCGGATGGACTGCCGGTTCGGCTCCTGATGCTGTCCGCCGGCGAGCAGACCGTCCTCCCGCTTCACCGACACGTACGTGCCGGCGGGCAATTCTACATGGTAATCTCCGCCTCTCGGGACGAACATAGCCGAGGCCGTCGTTCGTTCGGCCCGTCCTTTTCCGTCCAGCTCCATAATATTGAAGGTATGTGTCTGAACCGACGACCCTCCGGAGGTCCCGGCCATATAAATGCCGCCGCTCGCCGCAACGGCAATGAGCGGAATCAGTACCCAAGACCACTCCCGCTTGTCCAGCTTTTTAAGTATGTAATACAGTAAAGGCGCAACGAGCACCGCATAACCCAACAGCAGCCATATTAATAGTGAGAAAGGCGGCAGGGTCATAGACGGAAAATAATCAAGCAGGCCGTCGATTCCCGAAAACAGTTCGCTTTTACTGCCTTCCGGCTTGCCGGTGCCGCTCGTTAGATCAAGCTGCAGGACCGAAGACCAGACCCCGGGATGTCCGCTCCAGGCATGAAGCGGTTCCATCGCAACATCATAAGCCGCATAAATGACCTTACCTTGCCCCACGGACCAAGACGCGATGAGCGGCTCGGAATCAAACTGTGCGATGGCCGCGGCCCCTTCCTTCAGCTTAGCCGCGGAAACGGGGAAAGAACGATCCAGGGATAGCTTTTTCCCGCCCAGTTTTTCAAGCTCAGGCAGCTCGGATACACTCGTATTGCCGGCGTAATCGACCGGAGACAGGTCCTCGAAGCCTTTCGCGCTTTTGGGATAACCGCCTCCGCCGCTGAGGATAAGCGTGCCGCCCTTATGAACCCAGGAACGAATGGCCCCGGTTCGCCCCTTGCCAAGCGTATCGGCGGAGTAATCGTTAATAAGCAGCACATCCAGCGAAGACAGCAGCGTACCGTCCTCGGGCACCTGCTCCTTGTCTAAAGGAACGACGGTCACGTTTCCGCCCGAACCGTTAAGCGTCCTTAGAAAGTTCAAGCTGTCCGGATCGGCGGCCAGGGTCCCGACCAGCGTTCCGTTCTTGGGGATCGTCTCCAAATAGGAGCTGCCCGCAGCAAACGGGATCATTTTCCCCGATTCCGCCGTTCCTTCGTAAAAACGAATCGAATTGTTATATTGGTCGAAACGGTTTCCAAGCACCGCAAAGGTAACTTTTTTCGGCGAGCCGGCCGGCAAATCCACCGCCTGGATATGGGTTGTACTCTCCCCGGTATACGGAATCTGCGCCTCAACAACCAGTTCCCCGCTTATGTCGGCACTACTCGTAAGGGTAATGGTAAGCGGATTCCATTCGCCCAGCTTGACAGTACCGTTAAACCCAAGTTCGCTCTCTATGGTGATGGACGGCTTGTCCGCCGCTCGGGCCGGCTGCGGAACCGCATAAACGATCCCCGCCAGCAGCGCCGCACAGAGCACGATCAGCGGTACGATCCGTTTTGCTTGAAACAACACCTGACACTCTCCTCCCCAATGATCGATAAATTTGGAAACTATCGTCTTTTATAATAACGTTAATTGGCTGAAAAGGTTACCCTATGTCAAAATAAAAAACGCCGGCACAGCGTGTAGAGTTGCTGCACAGACGTTTATTTACCTTGTTTTTTAGTTGAACACGACGGTCTTGTTCTGATGTACCAGGATGCGGTCCTCAATATGCCATTTGACGGCCCGGGCCAATACGACGCGTTCGATCGTCCGCCCGATGCGCTTGAGTTCGCTGACATTGTCGCGGTGCGTGACGCGCTGCACGTCCTGCTCGATGATCGGGCCGCCGTCCAGTTCCTCCGTCACGTAGTGGGCCGTGGCGCCGATCAGCTTCACGCCGCGCTCGTAGGCTTGGGCGTACGGCTTGCCGCCGACGAAAGCCGGCAGGAAGGAATGGTGGATGTTGATCAGGCGGTTGCGGTACGGCTCGATCAAGGCCGGGGACACGATTTGCATATATCTCGC from Paenibacillus macerans includes:
- a CDS encoding ABC transporter permease; this encodes MNWRRRLINPVLDKEFRLRMRTPRSAFIVFAYILVTGLLAMAIIYMTTSKGFSAGGRLDPGVSRIIFYVLSIGQLVLIAFMTPALTAGVISGEREKQTLNMLLTTQQSSATIILSKLLSSLSFMTLVILATLPVYSIVFLYGGLSPKQLALVFLFYLFVMLLLGSIGVFYSTLFKKTIVSVIMTYGTGLIIFLVTGIVYIIAMGIEQASYYSSGGPPRSYSWVGFILGLNPAGALISLFEPSFSESVFLVRGGNMQSGAPVELWQQFLGVYSPLIALFLWLAIRHVRPVRRRIKSRAIETTEPGTMTKTKTEE
- a CDS encoding ABC transporter ATP-binding protein, with product MIEIKNLTKTYGSFEALKAVNLSIAKGTVFGFVGPNGAGKTTTMSILATLLLPTSGTAKVGGFEVTEQPQEVRKRIGYMPDFFGVYDQFKTTEYLHFYGASYGIPRAERNALIPQLLELVNLSDKKDAYVDSLSRGMKQRLCLARCLVHDPDVLILDEPASGLDPRARIEMREILKELKLMGKTIIISSHILPELAEMVDEIGVIERGRLIAQGKVAEIQNRLRVKRVLHIRVLDRADELAGLLQDEMHVSEVLQDETGVHVHFGGGDAEQAQLLGRMISLGFQVLSFNEAQTNLEDVFLEITKGGASDELA
- a CDS encoding DUF7408 domain-containing protein, yielding MLFQAKRIVPLIVLCAALLAGIVYAVPQPARAADKPSITIESELGFNGTVKLGEWNPLTITLTSSADISGELVVEAQIPYTGESTTHIQAVDLPAGSPKKVTFAVLGNRFDQYNNSIRFYEGTAESGKMIPFAAGSSYLETIPKNGTLVGTLAADPDSLNFLRTLNGSGGNVTVVPLDKEQVPEDGTLLSSLDVLLINDYSADTLGKGRTGAIRSWVHKGGTLILSGGGGYPKSAKGFEDLSPVDYAGNTSVSELPELEKLGGKKLSLDRSFPVSAAKLKEGAAAIAQFDSEPLIASWSVGQGKVIYAAYDVAMEPLHAWSGHPGVWSSVLQLDLTSGTGKPEGSKSELFSGIDGLLDYFPSMTLPPFSLLIWLLLGYAVLVAPLLYYILKKLDKREWSWVLIPLIAVAASGGIYMAGTSGGSSVQTHTFNIMELDGKGRAERTTASAMFVPRGGDYHVELPAGTYVSVKREDGLLAGGQHQEPNRQSIRVQADRTTVKLKGMTHRSFAKLWMDQPEDREFGAVSVEAGFDGQGRLQGTVTNRTDADLSDAALIVGKKVFLLGELPKQQSVPIAPSSMTVPYDDYGGNLFPYNGSGTRRDNMLLERQRGLVNSYLNVLFEQDKYLFIAWSKEQLSDYKVNGKSVKSDQLNMWVQPFEPALGQNGEMYLPYGFAAGRVLNVTSSQWSEEGSGRVNMAPGEMQIEYRLPAAPNPAYSQLSIAIRQQDKGSRTTAAIWNAEKEAWRELNWKNGEVKFADQANQYLQNGTNLRIRITAEEWTSFDIPELSLQGRYSE